From one Simplicispira suum genomic stretch:
- a CDS encoding ABC transporter permease, translated as MISLAGRDILHAWGKFVFTGIGLGLLIGVTLTMAGVYRGMVDDGRALLDNSGADIWVVQQGTLGPYAEPSSLNDSTWRSLRALPGVQDAANVTYLTMQVQRLAGNGSAADAAGTARAASDVRAMVVGIAPGGSGTPGWPPYLVAGRQLTRSHYEAVADIASGLALGERIQIRRNVYTVVGLTRRMVSSGGDPMVFIPLKDAQAAQFLRDNDALWQSRHRTAANPAFNRPGVPGLLDAVIASQSSNPSVNAVLVRVRPGHDAEEVAASIQRWQRLTATTRAQMEDILVGKLIATSAKQIGMFLAILALVSAAIVAFIIYTLTLGKIREIAVLKLIGTKNRTIAGMIVQQALGLGLIGFVVGKISATLMAPAFPKYVLLVPEDTAMGLAAILAICVLASGVAIRAALRVDPAEAVGG; from the coding sequence GTGATCAGCCTGGCGGGCCGCGACATCCTCCATGCCTGGGGCAAGTTTGTCTTCACGGGCATTGGGCTGGGGCTGCTGATCGGCGTCACGCTCACCATGGCCGGGGTGTACCGCGGCATGGTGGACGACGGACGCGCCCTGCTGGACAACAGCGGCGCCGACATCTGGGTGGTGCAGCAGGGCACGCTCGGGCCCTACGCCGAACCATCAAGCCTGAACGACAGCACCTGGCGCAGCCTGCGCGCGCTGCCCGGCGTGCAGGACGCTGCCAACGTGACCTATCTGACCATGCAGGTGCAGCGCCTGGCAGGCAACGGCAGCGCGGCGGACGCAGCGGGCACGGCCCGTGCCGCCAGCGACGTGCGCGCCATGGTGGTCGGCATCGCGCCCGGCGGCAGCGGCACACCGGGCTGGCCGCCCTATCTGGTGGCAGGCCGCCAGCTCACGCGCAGCCATTACGAGGCTGTGGCCGACATCGCCAGCGGCCTGGCGCTGGGCGAGCGCATCCAGATCCGGCGCAACGTCTATACCGTGGTCGGGCTCACGCGGCGCATGGTGTCCTCGGGCGGTGACCCCATGGTGTTCATCCCGCTCAAGGATGCGCAGGCGGCACAGTTTCTGCGCGACAACGATGCGCTCTGGCAAAGCCGCCACCGCACCGCCGCCAACCCCGCTTTCAACCGTCCGGGTGTGCCCGGCCTGCTGGACGCCGTGATTGCTTCGCAAAGCAGCAACCCTTCGGTCAACGCGGTGCTGGTGCGCGTGCGCCCAGGCCACGACGCCGAGGAGGTAGCAGCGTCGATCCAGCGCTGGCAGCGCCTCACGGCCACCACACGCGCGCAGATGGAAGACATCCTGGTCGGAAAGCTGATTGCCACCTCAGCGAAGCAGATCGGCATGTTCCTGGCCATTCTGGCGCTGGTCAGCGCGGCCATCGTCGCCTTCATCATCTACACGCTCACGCTGGGCAAGATCCGCGAGATCGCGGTGCTCAAGCTCATCGGCACCAAGAACCGCACCATCGCCGGCATGATCGTGCAGCAGGCGCTGGGCCTGGGGCTCATCGGCTTCGTGGTGGGCAAGATCTCCGCCACGCTGATGGCGCCCGCCTTCCCCAAATACGTGCTGCTGGTGCCAGAAGACACGGCGATGGGGCTGGCGGCCATCCTGGCCATCTGCGTACTGGCCAGCGGCGTCGCCATCCGCGCCGCGCTGCGCGTCGATCCCGCCGAAGCGGTAGGAGGTTGA
- a CDS encoding ABC transporter ATP-binding protein, with the protein MAGNGIRIEGVRKRYGQGDTAVDALKDVNMVVAPGEVVGLIGPSGSGKSTLLKCLGAVIEPSAGRMTLGDEVIYDNGWKIRDLRALRRDRIGFVFQAPYLIPFLDVTDNVALLPMLAGVPNAEARKRARDLLEALDVGHRARAMPSSLSGGEQQRVAIARGLVNRPPVVLADEPTAPLDSERALAVIRILNDMAQRFETAVIVVTHDEKIIPTFKRIYHIRDGVTQEEAGEGQTPWALQIPEEATP; encoded by the coding sequence ATGGCAGGCAACGGAATACGCATCGAAGGCGTGCGCAAGCGCTACGGACAGGGCGACACCGCAGTCGATGCGCTCAAGGACGTCAACATGGTGGTGGCACCGGGTGAGGTGGTGGGGCTCATCGGCCCCTCGGGCTCAGGCAAGAGCACGCTGCTCAAATGCCTGGGCGCCGTGATTGAACCCAGTGCCGGGCGCATGACGCTGGGCGACGAGGTCATCTACGACAACGGCTGGAAAATTCGCGACCTGCGGGCGCTGCGGCGCGACCGCATCGGCTTCGTGTTCCAGGCGCCCTACCTGATTCCCTTTCTGGATGTGACCGACAACGTCGCCCTGCTCCCCATGCTGGCCGGGGTGCCGAACGCTGAAGCGCGCAAGCGGGCGCGCGATTTGCTGGAAGCGCTGGACGTGGGCCACCGCGCCCGCGCCATGCCTTCATCGCTCTCGGGCGGCGAGCAGCAGCGCGTGGCGATTGCGCGCGGCCTGGTCAACCGCCCGCCGGTGGTGCTGGCCGACGAACCCACGGCGCCGCTCGACAGCGAGCGCGCGCTGGCGGTGATCCGCATCCTGAACGACATGGCGCAGCGCTTTGAGACCGCCGTGATCGTGGTCACGCACGACGAAAAAATCATTCCCACCTTCAAGCGGATTTACCACATCCGCGACGGCGTCACGCAGGAAGAAGCGGGCGAAGGACAGACGCCATGGGCGCTACAGATTCCAGAGGAAGCCACTCCATGA